One Branchiostoma floridae strain S238N-H82 chromosome 15, Bfl_VNyyK, whole genome shotgun sequence DNA window includes the following coding sequences:
- the LOC118432164 gene encoding cytochrome P450 4A4-like, giving the protein MSTGNLRQTVHSNIVTAAGLCLLAVFVALLLKIAFIVQRKLRVLRALKKDFPVPPGAHWLLGHLVFLANGEREFFRFEKEWAILYPHAHIFKHGPLDCILSVNHPDYIKTVLQRPDKKDERLYGLLRPWLGDGLLTTSGAKWFRNRRLLTPGFHFEVLRPYVKLFSDSTNVMLENWEEFGAGASIDVFQHVSLMTLDSMLKCALSQNTGCQKRKKFNSYISAINEISELFMARALSIMAIVSDFVYNNSSAGKRYKKACNEVHQFSEKIIQQRKQDLDNLSTTETTRRQKYLDFLDILLMAKDEDGNGLTNTEIRDEVDTFMFEGHDTTASGLAWTLYCLARHPGHQEKCRKEAQEVLQGRTDVTWEDLPSMKYITMCIKESLRIYPPVPKILRELEEPLTFPDGKTVQKGTTVFIGLQLMHLNPNVWERPEEYDPLRFSPKNSSSRHPYAFLPFSAGQRNCIGQHFAMNELKTAVALILQRFRLTPDDSLQEPVPVHKIVLRADSPGLFLKINPL; this is encoded by the exons ATGTCAACGGGCAACTTGCGCCAGACTGTACATTCAAACATAGTCACAGCCGCTGGGTTGTGTCTGTTGGCTGTATTTGTGGCACTACTACTGAAGATTGCGTTTATTGTTCAGCGGAAACTCAGAGTGTTGAGGGCACTGAAGAAGGACTTCCCTGTGCCGCCAGGGGCACACTGGCTCCTGGGACACCTGGTCTTT CTCGCCAACGGCGAACGGGAATTCTTCAGGTTTGAAAAAGAATGGGCAATTCTATACCCGCACGCCCACATCTTCAAGCATGGTCCGCTGGATTGTATACTGTCAGTTAATCACCCGGACTACATCAAGACGGTACTACAGCGGCCAG ACAAGAAAGATGAAAGACTCTACGGCCTACTGCGACCCTGGCTCG GGGACGGTCTTCTGACCACCAGCGGTGCAAAGTGGTTCCGGAACCGCCGACTCCTCACGCCGGGGTTCCACTTCGAGGTGCTGAGACCGTACGTCAAGCTGTTTTCGGACAGTACAAATGTCATGCTG GAAAACTGGGAAGAGTTCGGGGCTGGTGCCTCTATAGATGTGTTCCAACACGTCAGCCTGATGACTCTGGACAGCATGCTGAAATGTGCTCTCAGTCAGAACACTGGCTGTCAGAAAAG GAAGAAGTTCAACAGCTACATCTCCGCAATTAATGAGATTTCCGAGCTTTTTATGGCAAGAGCCCTGAGTATAATGGCTATTGTGAGTGACTTCGTGTACAACAACTCATCTGCCGGCAAAAG GTATAAGAAGGCATGCAACGAAGTTCATCAATTTTCGGAAAAGATCATTCAGCAACGGAAACAAGATCTTGACAATCTGTCCACCACTGAGACAACACGGCGACAGAAATATTTGGACTTTCTCGACATCTTACTGATGGCAAAG GATGAAGACGGTAACGGCCTGACTAATACTGAGATCCGTGACGAGGTGGACACCTTCATGTTTGAGGGACACGACACCACAGCCAGCGGGCTGGCCTGGACCCTGTACTGTCTGGCTCGTCATCCGGGACATCAGGAGAAGTGCAGGAAGGAGGCACAGGAAGTGCTGCAGGGGAGAACGGATGTGACGTG GGAAGACCTACCGTCCATGAAGTACATCACGATGTGTATAAAGGAAAGCCTCCGGATCTATCCGCCGGTTCCGAAGATATTGCGGGAGTTAGAGGAACCCTTAACCTTCCCCGATGGGAAAACCGTGCAGAAAG GAACGACGGTTTTTATCGGTTTGCAGCTGATGCATCTCAATCCTAACGTTTGGGAAAGACCCgag GAGTACGACCCTCTTCGTTTCTCACCGAAGAATTCGTCAAGTCGCCATCCATACGCATTCCTACCCTTTTCGGCAGGACAGCG GAACTGTATAGGACAGCACTTCGCCATGAACGAGTTGAAGACAGCTGTAGCGCTGATCCTGCAGCGGTTCCGCCTGACTCCTGACGACAGCCTGCAGGAACCTGTACCTGTTCACAAGATTGTCCTGCGGGCTGATAGTCCGGGTCTGTTCCTGAAGATCAACCCGTTATAA